The Desulfuromonas sp. TF nucleotide sequence TCATCCCCATGCCCACCCTGGCAGGGATCCTGGTGGTGGTGGCCTGGAACATGAGCGAGGCGCACCTCTTCGCCAAGCTCCTGCGCGGCCCCCGCAGCGATATCCTGGTACTGCTGTCCACCTTCGGCCTGACCGTGCTCATTGATCTGACCGTGGCTATCCAGGTCGGCATGGTGCTGGCCGCCTTCCTGTTCATGCGGCGCATGGCCGAAGCCACGAAGGTCGGCTTCATCACCCGGGAGCTGCGGGGGGAAGAGGACGAGGAGATCGACGATCCCAACAGCCTGACTCGCCGCAAGGTCCCCGCCGGGGTGGAGGTCTTCGAAATCAACGGACCCTTCTTCTTCGGCGCCGCCGACAAGTTCAAGAACGCGCTCGGCGCAGTCAGCGAGACGCCCAGGGTGCTGATCCTGCGCATGCGCCACGCCCTCACCCTCGACGCCACCGCGCTCAAGGCCTTGGAGAGCGTCCATGACAGCGCCCGGCGTGACGGCACGGCCCTGCTCCTTTCGGGCGTTCACACCCAGCCGTTGGTCGTCATGGAACGTTCGGGCTTTCTGGAAGTGATCGGCGATGAAAACATCTTCGGCAACATCGACGACGCGCTCAACCGCGCCCGGGAGATTCTCCATCTTCCCGCGGAGCCCCGGCCGATGCCCTTTGTCCCTTCTGTGCAGAGGGAGGAAGGGACGAGCAAAAGTTTGGGCGGCGCCATGGGCCGGACCCCCTGAAAGCAACTTCAAAACCCGGGGGTCTCGCCCCCCGACGGCGACATCCTCTTTTACTGGCCTAAAAGAGGATGCAGAAAAGGGCCTGCCACTGGCGTGGAGCATGCCTGCTCGACCTGTTCGGGTCATCCACCACTAAAGTGTTGATGAAATCGGCCAATACTATCCGCACCGGTTGTGAACGGAGTCTTCGCACAATGGTTCACCAGCGTCAAGGTCCGCATCGGCAGTACAGTTCCCCTTGCAGCTGAAAAATCCCGTCCCCCGGAGGCCTAAAGGAAGTTTTAAAAGGTCGTGAAATGCCTCCTGATTTCGGATATGATTGTCAGATCACATCCAAATCTTCACGGAGGAGCCCACCATGGACCTCGACCTCACCGACCGTTTCCGCATGGCCGCCGAAGCCATCCGCGGCGCCCGGGCCCTGGTCATCACCTCCGGCGCCGGGATGGGCGTCGACTCGGGACTCCCCGATTTCCGCGGCGACCACGGCTTCTGGAAAGCCTATCCCATGTACCAGAGGCTCGGCATCAACTTCGTCAACGCCGCAAATCCCACCCATTTCGAGCGCGATCCCGCCTTCGGCTGGGGCTTCTACGGGCACCGCGCCAACCTCTACCGGGGGACCGCTCCCCACCTCGGCTTTCACCTGCTCAAGGAATGGTCCCGGCGCTTCGAACTCGACACCTTCGTCGTCACCTCCAACGTCGACGGCCAGTTCCAGAAGGCCGGCTTCAGCGAGGAACAGGTCGTCGAAGTGCACGGTTCCATCCATCACCTGCAGTGCCTCGCACCCTGCTCCATGACCATCTGGGACAACAAAGAGGAGATCCCCGTCGACCTGGCGACGATGCGCGCCGAACACATCCCCAGGTGCATCCGCTGCGGCGGGGTCGCCCGCCCCAATATCCTCATGTTCGG carries:
- a CDS encoding Sir2 family NAD-dependent protein deacetylase codes for the protein MDLDLTDRFRMAAEAIRGARALVITSGAGMGVDSGLPDFRGDHGFWKAYPMYQRLGINFVNAANPTHFERDPAFGWGFYGHRANLYRGTAPHLGFHLLKEWSRRFELDTFVVTSNVDGQFQKAGFSEEQVVEVHGSIHHLQCLAPCSMTIWDNKEEIPVDLATMRAEHIPRCIRCGGVARPNILMFGDYSWISDRTSAQEDRFEAFLDSHDRDTMAIVEMGAGTAIPTIRYLGERLGDREGATMVRINPREAQIRPPHISVPAGALEGLRGIEAELAEEEA